One genomic segment of Arachis duranensis cultivar V14167 chromosome 4, aradu.V14167.gnm2.J7QH, whole genome shotgun sequence includes these proteins:
- the LOC107472194 gene encoding uncharacterized protein LOC107472194 produces the protein MGQDIIELKAFKEEVNSNLQNQGAAIQKLENQIVYLSKQTPGPSVSHAAKAIAREECKAITLRSGTKLKEISKETTEDEAKENVRDKEQGQSSTPSATKEKEKEVLKPYIPKAPYPQRLMKREKDGQFSRFLEIFKKLQINIPFAEAIEQMPLYAKFLKELMTKKRSWRNEETAMSYPSESLKECMRVDVVDIAIQETFEETTKEVAEEEFTNDMEVSDIKAAETTMPSMPGRVKEEKEAPKHELKALPPNLKYAYLGSDESYPVIISSALSQEQEEELIKVLQTHQDAIGWTLADLKGISSSICMNKILLEEDARPSIQAQRRLNPVMKEVVQKEVIKLWQAGVIYPISDSPWVSPVQVVPKKEGITMVPDERNELIPTRTVTGWRMCIDHRKLNEATRKDNFPLPFLDQMLERLAGHAYYCFLDGYSGNSQIKVDPKDQKKTSFTCPYGVFAYRHMPFGLCNAPTTFQRCILSIFSYMIEKFIEAFMDNFLVFGDFFPNYLHHLALVLKRCQETNLVLN, from the exons ATGGGTCAAGACATAATCGAATTGAAAGCCTTTAAGGAAGAAGTAAATTCCAACTTGCAAAACCAAGGAGCTGCCATCCAGAAGCTAGAAAATCAAATTGTGTATTTGTCTAAGCAAACCCCTGGGCCAAGCGTTTCTCATGCTGCCAAGGCTATTGCAAGGGAAGAATGTAAGGCCATAACCCTCAGAAGTGGAACGAAGCTAAAGGAGATCTCAAAGGAAACCACAGAGGATGAAGCAAAGGAGAATGTGAGAGATAAGGAACAGGGACAATCTTCTACACCTTctgcaacaaaagaaaaagaaaaagaggtccTGAAGCCTTATATTCCCAAAGCACCATATCCTCAACGTTtgatgaaaagagaaaaggaCGGCCAATTCTCCAGATTCTTGGAGATTTTcaagaagcttcaaatcaacATTCCCTTTGCTGAGgcaatagagcaaatgccactctatgcaaAATTCTTGAAGGAATTaatgaccaagaagagaagctggaggAATGAGGAAACT GCAATGAGCTATCCATCAGAATCACTAAAGGAATGCATGAGGGTGGACGTAGTGGACATTGCAATACAAGAAACCTTTGAGGAAACAACAAAGGAAGTGGCAGAGGAGGAGTTCACCAATGATATGGAAGTTAGTGACATCAAGGCTGCTGAAACAACCATGCCAAGCATGCCAGGAAGAgtgaaagaagagaaggaagcaCCAAAACATGAGCTCAAAGCATTGCCCCCTAatctcaagtatgcatacttgggtAGTGATGAGAGCTATCCTGTTATCATTAGCTCTGCCCTAAGCCAAGAACAGGAAGAAGAATTGATCAAGGTGCTACAAACCCATCAagatgccattggatggaccTTAGCTGATTTAAAGGGGATAAGTTCATCCATATGCATGAATAAAATCTTGTTAGAAGAGGATGCTAGACCATCCATTCAAGCtcagagaagattgaatcccgTCATGAAAGAAGTGGTACAAAAGGAGGTGATAAAGCTATGGCAGGCAGGGGTAATCTACCCAATTTCGGATAGCCcatgggtgagccctgtccaagttgtccccaagaaagaaGGCATCACTATGGTGCCTGATGAGAGGAATGAACTCATCCCTACAAGAACTGTCACGGGATGGAGAATGTGCATTGACCACAGAAAGCTCAACGAGGCCACAAGAAAGGACAACTTTCCACTTCCCTTCTTGGACCAAATGTTGGAGAGGCTTGCAGGGCATgcatactactgcttcctggatggctaCTCAGGCAACAGCCAGATTAAAGTTGACCCAAAAGACCAGAAGAAAACATCTTTTACTTGCCCATATGGGGTCTTTGCTTATAGACACATGCCCTTTGGATTATGCAACGCACCTACCACTTTCCAGAGATGCATATTGTCTATCTTTtcatatatgattgaaaaattcattgAGGCTTTTATGgataattttttagtgtttggtgACTTCTTCCCTAATTACTTACACCATCTTGCCTTGgtgctaaagagatgccaagagactaacctagtctTGAACTAG